Proteins encoded in a region of the Streptomyces sp. NBC_00310 genome:
- a CDS encoding autotransporter, with protein sequence MLGAPTATAAGPRDVTSDVRAGRNVTLTGDTVVTVPSGTTTYGGVFSGTGTLTVRGTGTLVLTRDSDFTLPKSRQRQVVKTLGGNHPYVTVANPDPPAVTVAKGATLQYGDSGSTGVIGHYPYGTPAFRLNQNNIRVDGTLRLALKNVQYNLGTISGSGLVTQPRFLWATWDLSGTHPFTGVIDNGTGVNAGRPEFATSLPNARKVLNQGTWTVDTPLGQTVTQGMDFYQREYGSDINVQSRPGSKVILTGQYSWSDQGGDTNPSLSDPALNWTPARKNVNKRGTNIKGANVQWGDGTTNRIFMPGTAETVYINLLAARSRSLLTFDYNGPVTLGAPIGGGRFHDTLSTPGAGDIVIKGTRGNDVTFAAVQYYNGSTTVEKGAVLRLGSGKSGGDGGLYTKGDLYKVVNNGSLIVRNVSKPVTLSRVGGTGSLTQSGAATTTLTGGAVTYTGATTVTKGTLALRSGAALTRSRTIRLTTAGARLDVGTAGLRVTRSLSGKGTVKGAVTNEGVVVAGLTVTGGYTQTGKGELVLRKRPLKVHGTVRLAGGLDFAALAAVGGPGESITVLDHRGKGGNTGTFTGLREGAKVKLADNTYRISYRGGDGNDVVLTETKAGPSPTVKTAAGSDSGPGAQDARTQNAAASADSGLGWWPYALAVGLLSGLLVPISRRRRNNRRRGGRHAATG encoded by the coding sequence ATGCTCGGCGCCCCGACCGCGACCGCCGCAGGCCCCCGCGATGTGACCTCCGACGTCCGTGCAGGGCGGAACGTCACGCTCACCGGGGACACGGTGGTGACCGTGCCGTCCGGGACGACCACGTACGGCGGTGTGTTCAGCGGTACCGGCACGCTCACCGTGCGCGGCACCGGCACACTGGTCCTCACCAGGGACAGCGACTTCACCCTGCCGAAGTCCCGGCAGCGGCAGGTGGTGAAGACGCTCGGCGGGAACCACCCGTACGTCACCGTCGCCAACCCGGACCCGCCGGCCGTGACCGTCGCGAAGGGCGCGACCCTCCAGTACGGCGACAGCGGCTCGACCGGCGTGATCGGCCACTATCCGTACGGCACCCCGGCGTTCCGGCTCAACCAGAACAACATCCGGGTCGACGGCACCCTGCGGCTCGCCCTGAAGAACGTCCAGTACAACCTGGGAACCATCAGCGGCTCCGGCCTGGTCACCCAGCCGAGGTTCCTCTGGGCGACCTGGGACCTGTCGGGCACCCATCCCTTCACCGGTGTCATCGACAACGGCACGGGCGTGAACGCCGGACGCCCGGAGTTCGCGACCTCGCTGCCGAACGCGCGCAAGGTCCTGAACCAGGGCACCTGGACCGTGGACACCCCGCTGGGCCAGACCGTCACCCAGGGCATGGACTTCTACCAGCGCGAGTACGGCAGCGACATCAACGTCCAGTCGCGGCCCGGCAGCAAGGTGATCCTCACCGGCCAGTACAGCTGGTCGGACCAGGGCGGCGACACGAACCCCTCGCTCAGCGACCCCGCCCTGAACTGGACGCCCGCACGCAAGAACGTCAACAAGCGCGGCACCAACATCAAGGGCGCCAACGTCCAGTGGGGCGACGGCACCACGAACAGGATCTTCATGCCGGGCACGGCCGAGACGGTCTACATCAACCTGCTGGCGGCCCGGTCCCGTTCGCTGCTCACGTTCGACTACAACGGCCCGGTGACGCTGGGCGCCCCCATCGGCGGCGGCCGCTTCCACGACACGCTCTCCACGCCCGGCGCCGGGGACATCGTCATCAAGGGGACCAGGGGCAACGACGTCACCTTCGCCGCCGTCCAGTACTACAACGGCTCCACCACGGTCGAGAAGGGCGCGGTGCTGCGGCTGGGCAGTGGCAAGTCCGGCGGCGACGGCGGGCTGTACACCAAGGGCGACCTCTACAAGGTGGTCAACAACGGTTCGCTGATCGTCCGCAATGTGTCGAAGCCCGTGACCCTGTCGCGAGTCGGCGGCACCGGCTCGCTCACGCAGTCGGGTGCGGCCACGACAACGCTGACGGGCGGCGCGGTGACGTACACCGGGGCGACGACCGTCACCAAGGGCACGCTGGCGCTCCGCTCGGGGGCGGCTCTCACCCGCAGCAGGACCATTCGGCTCACCACCGCCGGCGCGAGGCTCGACGTGGGCACCGCCGGGCTGCGCGTGACCAGGTCCCTGTCCGGCAAGGGCACGGTGAAGGGGGCGGTGACCAACGAGGGCGTGGTCGTGGCCGGCCTCACGGTGACGGGGGGCTACACCCAGACCGGGAAGGGCGAACTGGTGCTGCGCAAGCGGCCGTTGAAGGTGCACGGGACGGTGCGGCTGGCGGGCGGGCTGGACTTCGCGGCCCTGGCCGCCGTCGGCGGACCCGGCGAGAGCATCACCGTGCTCGACCACCGGGGCAAGGGCGGGAACACCGGAACGTTCACCGGGCTCCGCGAGGGCGCCAAGGTGAAGCTCGCCGACAACACGTACCGGATCAGCTACCGGGGCGGCGACGGCAACGACGTCGTCCTGACCGAGACGAAGGCGGGTCCGTCGCCGACCGTCAAGACCGCCGCGGGCTCCGACTCCGGCCCCGGCGCGCAGGACGCCCGTACACAGAACGCCGCCGCCTCCGCGGACAGCGGCCTCGGCTGGTGGCCGTACGCGCTCGCCGTCGGCCTGCTGTCCGGGCTGCTGGTACCGATCAGCCGGCGCCGCAGGAACAACCGGCGCCGGGGCGGCCGGCACGCGGCCACGGGCTGA